A section of the Coleofasciculus sp. FACHB-T130 genome encodes:
- a CDS encoding TIGR02452 family protein — translation MRRIAIAQDTLEILEAGYYYSPEGKQVDIGQGLVSCLAQTKYYEPDTLSTIKQNVLSSSPQFSNIEFEVRNETTLMGAERITRSQNFQKIAVLNFASAKNPGGGFLKGAQAQEESLARSSALYKSLLKCPEYYDFHRSQRSLLYSDRIIYSPGCPIFRKDDGTLLEKPFLVDFITSPAPNAGAIWRNQPKDAEKIPEVLYSRGAKLLSLAVYYGCDALVLGAWGCGVFKNEPSMVAQMFADFLLPNGQFWGRFKSVLFSVLDSSKESRIFGEFQSRFSSEK, via the coding sequence ATGAGGCGGATTGCGATCGCTCAAGACACGCTAGAAATTCTCGAAGCAGGCTACTACTACTCCCCTGAAGGTAAACAGGTCGATATTGGTCAAGGATTGGTATCCTGTCTTGCTCAGACAAAATACTACGAACCCGATACCCTCTCAACTATCAAACAAAACGTTCTCTCTAGCTCTCCTCAATTCTCAAATATAGAATTTGAGGTTAGGAATGAGACAACTCTGATGGGAGCAGAACGCATAACGCGATCGCAAAACTTTCAAAAAATTGCCGTTCTCAATTTTGCTTCTGCTAAAAACCCTGGAGGTGGATTTCTCAAAGGCGCTCAAGCCCAAGAAGAGAGTCTGGCGCGTAGTTCGGCACTTTATAAAAGCCTGTTAAAATGCCCCGAATACTACGATTTCCATCGTTCTCAGCGATCGCTCCTATACTCCGATCGCATCATCTACTCACCCGGTTGTCCAATCTTCCGAAAAGATGATGGAACGCTTTTAGAGAAACCTTTTCTGGTTGATTTCATAACAAGTCCAGCTCCTAATGCTGGTGCCATTTGGAGAAACCAACCCAAGGATGCTGAAAAAATACCCGAAGTTCTGTATAGTCGCGGTGCAAAATTGTTGAGCTTAGCTGTTTACTATGGATGCGATGCTCTAGTTTTAGGGGCTTGGGGATGTGGGGTATTTAAAAATGAGCCATCAATGGTTGCCCAAATGTTTGCAGATTTCTTATTACCCAACGGTCAATTTTGGGGGAGATTCAAAAGCGTTCTATTTTCTGTACTTGACTCTTCTAAAGAAAGCAGAATATTTGGAGAATTTCAAAGTCGATTTTCATCAGAAAAATAG
- a CDS encoding ATP-grasp domain-containing protein, with product MPTLILTPRYTDDSQALWRAANRLGWRVERLMNWRLPDELKLVPEPVLYVEALMTEMIAEQLGLHLLDAPDDWLPNLPEEYRKRWVYLSTLGEARSIEKAAFIKPPNDKSFPARVYQGKELPSDYPDEMPVLIAEIVEWKKEFRCFILNRSLKTFSVYLRDGELQRENDFVHTEEEECEVREFIETLLSDEQVEIIQASVIDVGMIQGRGWAVVEQNAAWGAGLYGCDPIEVLEVLRYAVVAA from the coding sequence ATGCCAACTCTGATTTTGACTCCACGCTACACTGACGATTCTCAGGCTTTATGGCGTGCAGCTAATCGTCTGGGTTGGCGAGTCGAGCGACTAATGAACTGGCGGCTACCTGATGAATTAAAACTTGTACCCGAACCAGTCTTGTATGTGGAAGCATTGATGACAGAGATGATAGCGGAGCAACTTGGACTTCACTTACTTGACGCACCAGATGATTGGCTACCCAATTTACCTGAAGAATATCGGAAGCGTTGGGTTTATCTCAGTACCCTCGGTGAAGCACGGAGCATAGAAAAAGCAGCTTTTATCAAACCGCCAAACGACAAAAGTTTCCCTGCCCGCGTTTATCAAGGTAAGGAATTGCCAAGCGATTATCCCGATGAGATGCCAGTGCTAATAGCGGAAATTGTGGAGTGGAAAAAGGAGTTTCGTTGTTTTATTTTGAATCGCTCTCTGAAAACATTCTCAGTCTATCTCCGCGATGGAGAGTTACAGCGAGAGAATGATTTTGTACATACTGAAGAGGAAGAGTGCGAGGTTCGGGAGTTCATCGAAACTCTACTATCAGATGAACAGGTAGAGATTATTCAGGCATCAGTAATTGACGTAGGTATGATTCAAGGAAGAGGATGGGCAGTTGTTGAACAAAATGCAGCCTGGGGAGCAGGTTTGTATGGTTGCGATCCCATTGAGGTTTTAGAAGTGCTACGGTATGCTGTTGTTGCTGCATAA
- a CDS encoding tRNA-dihydrouridine synthase family protein: MSQSALLPPPMYPGLKLTALAPMQDVTDLLFMSAIANYGSPDYFFTEYFRVHTSSSLDKNILRSITENSTGRPIFAQLIGESVSDLVRIAKELSRYPVAGIDLNMGCPAPRIYRKNVGGGLLRDPEKISQILGELRGAVDGLLTVKMRIGFEDTANFDRILDLINLHKIDLLSLHGRTVKEMYYGNVHYDLIAHAVQRVNCPVLANGNVTSAATAAAVLDTTGAAGVMVGRAAIRNPWIFKQIRQYLSGQPVSTVTLGEVRGYIELLRRTMTAWTVPEKARVSYMKMYLNYIGQSVDAAGSFLKDMRLSQTEAELFGVCDRYLLSNPDQEFASEPYPRLLARPSCETARELIAN; this comes from the coding sequence ATGTCACAATCCGCTCTACTTCCGCCTCCTATGTATCCGGGACTGAAATTAACGGCGCTTGCTCCCATGCAGGATGTGACGGATCTGCTGTTCATGAGCGCGATCGCTAACTATGGCAGTCCTGATTATTTCTTTACTGAGTATTTTCGCGTCCATACGAGTTCAAGTTTAGATAAAAATATCCTCAGATCAATTACAGAGAACTCCACCGGACGTCCCATCTTTGCTCAGCTCATTGGTGAGAGTGTTTCCGATCTAGTACGCATTGCTAAAGAACTAAGCCGCTATCCTGTCGCGGGTATCGACCTGAATATGGGATGTCCTGCGCCAAGAATTTATCGCAAAAACGTGGGTGGAGGATTGTTACGCGATCCCGAAAAGATTAGCCAAATCCTTGGCGAGTTGAGGGGGGCTGTCGATGGGCTGTTGACGGTCAAAATGCGAATTGGCTTTGAAGATACCGCTAATTTCGATCGTATCCTCGACTTGATTAACCTGCACAAAATTGATTTGCTGAGCTTGCACGGTCGTACTGTCAAAGAAATGTATTATGGCAACGTGCATTACGATCTGATTGCCCATGCCGTACAACGGGTTAATTGCCCAGTTTTAGCCAACGGAAACGTGACATCTGCCGCAACAGCAGCAGCGGTTCTAGACACGACAGGAGCCGCAGGGGTGATGGTTGGTCGTGCTGCAATCCGAAATCCTTGGATTTTTAAGCAAATTCGCCAATACCTGAGCGGTCAACCTGTTTCGACCGTAACGCTGGGTGAAGTTCGCGGTTACATTGAGCTACTGCGTCGAACGATGACAGCATGGACAGTACCGGAGAAAGCGCGGGTTAGCTATATGAAGATGTATCTAAATTACATCGGTCAGAGTGTGGATGCCGCCGGATCTTTTTTAAAAGATATGCGCCTATCCCAGACTGAAGCGGAACTATTTGGAGTATGCGATCGCTATTTATTAAGCAACCCCGACCAAGAATTTGCGTCGGAGCCGTATCCTAGACTTCTGGCTCGTCCTAGCTGCGAGACTGCCCGCGAATTGATCGCAAACTGA
- a CDS encoding GTP-binding protein → MQETHFNRARASLRQALSWYSHSRSQRHPSKLEATAALQTELDFLKSTLDKLDQGVIRIAAFGLVSRGKSAVLNALVGQKILQTGPLNGVTQWPRSVRWTPNAAGKVQVELIDTPGLDEIQGQARAEMAREVARQSDLILFVVAGDITRTEYQALCELRLSQKPLILVFNKIDLYPEQDRQAIYQQLQILGAGSRETRSLPSLQEDEIVMVAAEPAPLEVRVEWPDGRVTQEWETPPPQVDELKQKILGILNREGRSLLALNALVQAREAEASIAQKVVAARETEAEQLIWSYVRYKAIAVALNPIAVLDVLAGTVADLALIRSLSRLYGLPMTGYEVGKLWKTIVFSSGGLLLGEFGSSLVFGLGKSAAAIGAGESPTNITAYGGAAIAQAGIAGYGAYAVGRAAQVYLEQGCTWGQLGANTVIQEILNQVEPNTILYRLRQELLQFGGTSPSNQSK, encoded by the coding sequence CTGCAAGAAACTCACTTCAATCGCGCTCGTGCCAGTCTGCGGCAAGCGCTGTCTTGGTATTCCCACTCTCGCAGCCAACGGCACCCTTCAAAATTAGAAGCAACCGCAGCGCTGCAAACTGAACTGGATTTTTTAAAGTCTACGCTGGATAAGTTAGACCAGGGTGTGATTCGGATAGCCGCTTTTGGTTTAGTCAGTCGCGGCAAATCAGCAGTGTTAAATGCCTTAGTGGGGCAGAAAATTCTGCAAACTGGGCCGCTGAATGGGGTGACTCAGTGGCCCCGTTCCGTGCGCTGGACGCCTAACGCGGCGGGTAAGGTGCAGGTGGAATTGATTGATACGCCTGGATTGGATGAAATTCAGGGGCAAGCGCGAGCAGAAATGGCGCGGGAAGTAGCGCGTCAATCTGACCTGATTTTGTTTGTGGTGGCAGGTGATATCACGCGAACGGAGTATCAGGCACTGTGCGAATTGCGCCTGAGCCAGAAGCCTTTAATTTTAGTATTTAACAAGATTGACCTATATCCGGAGCAAGACCGACAAGCGATTTATCAACAGTTGCAAATTTTGGGTGCTGGCAGTCGGGAGACGCGATCGCTTCCGTCTTTACAAGAGGATGAAATTGTCATGGTGGCGGCGGAACCTGCACCCCTAGAGGTGCGTGTAGAGTGGCCCGATGGTCGCGTCACGCAGGAATGGGAGACGCCGCCGCCGCAGGTGGATGAATTGAAGCAGAAGATTTTGGGAATTCTGAATCGAGAAGGGCGATCGCTTTTAGCGCTCAATGCCTTAGTTCAGGCAAGAGAAGCTGAAGCAAGCATTGCTCAGAAAGTGGTGGCGGCTCGTGAAACTGAGGCGGAGCAGCTAATTTGGAGCTATGTGAGATACAAAGCGATCGCGGTTGCGCTCAATCCGATTGCTGTTCTGGATGTTTTGGCAGGAACGGTGGCGGATTTGGCGCTAATTCGCTCCTTGTCGCGGCTGTATGGGTTGCCGATGACGGGTTATGAAGTTGGAAAGCTTTGGAAAACCATTGTGTTTAGTTCGGGCGGCTTGCTGCTGGGTGAATTCGGCAGTAGTTTAGTTTTCGGGTTGGGCAAGAGTGCGGCAGCGATTGGGGCTGGGGAGAGTCCAACCAATATTACGGCTTATGGCGGTGCAGCGATCGCCCAAGCTGGTATCGCCGGATATGGAGCTTATGCAGTCGGTCGGGCGGCGCAGGTGTATCTAGAGCAAGGCTGCACGTGGGGACAGTTGGGAGCGAATACCGTCATTCAAGAGATTCTCAATCAGGTAGAACCGAATACAATTCTTTATCGCTTGCGGCAGGAATTGTTGCAATTCGGCGGAACATCTCCAAGCAATCAAAGCAAATAG
- a CDS encoding TlyA family RNA methyltransferase, giving the protein MAKQRLDTLLVELDLCTSRQLAQRLIRAGEVMVNQQVIDKPGTEVETEAQIKIKERSRFVSRGGEKLSKALEEFGISVQDRICLDGGISTGGFTDCLLQAGAKKVYGVDVGYGQADWKLRNDTRVVLKERTNLRYLTPEELYGDEQPADLTVVDVSFISLTKILDALWKLTQPPREAVLLVKPQFEVGRSRVGKKGVVRDPDDQADAIFQVLQAAQPLGWQYRGLSWSPVTGPAGNIEYLLWLDMDSATLPPSLQAIKQITESAASHFRDNLKS; this is encoded by the coding sequence ATGGCGAAACAACGACTTGACACCTTATTAGTAGAACTTGATTTATGCACCTCCCGGCAGTTAGCACAACGGCTAATACGTGCCGGTGAAGTAATGGTTAATCAGCAAGTCATTGATAAGCCGGGAACGGAGGTAGAAACCGAGGCGCAAATTAAAATTAAAGAGCGATCGCGTTTTGTTTCCAGAGGCGGTGAAAAACTCTCCAAAGCACTTGAAGAATTTGGCATTTCCGTACAAGATCGAATTTGCTTAGATGGCGGAATTTCTACTGGCGGATTCACCGATTGTTTGCTGCAAGCTGGGGCAAAAAAAGTTTATGGCGTTGATGTCGGTTACGGACAAGCTGACTGGAAATTACGCAATGATACGCGGGTAGTGTTGAAAGAACGGACTAATCTGCGCTATCTCACACCAGAGGAATTGTACGGTGATGAACAGCCAGCAGATTTAACGGTTGTAGATGTGTCGTTTATTTCCCTAACCAAAATTCTCGATGCTTTGTGGAAATTGACACAGCCTCCTAGAGAAGCGGTATTGCTAGTAAAGCCGCAGTTTGAAGTCGGGCGATCGCGTGTTGGTAAAAAAGGTGTGGTGCGAGATCCTGACGATCAAGCAGATGCTATTTTCCAAGTATTACAAGCCGCGCAACCGTTGGGATGGCAATATCGCGGCTTAAGTTGGTCGCCAGTGACCGGGCCTGCTGGTAATATCGAGTATCTGTTGTGGTTGGATATGGATAGCGCCACACTACCGCCGAGTTTGCAAGCCATTAAACAGATTACCGAATCCGCTGCATCTCACTTTCGAGATAATCTTAAATCGTAA
- a CDS encoding vWA domain-containing protein: protein MKKALNHVDVCFVIDTTGSMGSFIQEAKQQLLDTIRLLSADSDINLQVGLVEYRDHPPQDTSFVTRIYPLTAKLQEMQKNINKLEANGGGDHPEAVYDGVQDAANQMKWRRNSCRFILLVGDAPPHGFHADRDAEGFTHTDPARYPNGLTVQSVTAAAENQRVTVHALCMGGDRATLQSFTAIATGTSGQCASVRDAKDVISQMVAMLTSEFRNLEFDGKVLDTVQRLGSLDISATAETLACPRLQVASAIARLGKRGFLEALIV, encoded by the coding sequence ATGAAAAAAGCTCTCAATCATGTTGATGTTTGCTTTGTAATTGATACAACTGGCAGTATGGGTAGTTTCATCCAAGAAGCAAAACAACAATTGCTGGATACAATTCGTTTGTTGTCAGCTGACAGTGATATCAATTTGCAAGTCGGTTTAGTAGAATACCGCGATCACCCTCCACAAGACACCAGTTTTGTAACTCGCATCTATCCGCTGACTGCAAAGTTGCAGGAGATGCAGAAGAACATCAACAAACTGGAAGCGAATGGGGGTGGAGATCATCCGGAAGCTGTTTATGATGGTGTTCAGGATGCGGCTAACCAGATGAAGTGGAGACGCAACAGTTGTCGTTTCATTTTGTTGGTGGGTGATGCACCGCCGCACGGTTTCCATGCAGATCGCGATGCTGAGGGCTTCACGCATACCGATCCGGCGCGATATCCTAATGGTTTAACGGTGCAGTCGGTAACGGCGGCGGCGGAAAATCAGCGAGTAACGGTTCATGCGCTGTGCATGGGAGGCGATCGCGCTACGTTGCAGTCGTTTACCGCGATCGCAACTGGCACGAGTGGACAATGTGCCTCTGTCCGCGATGCTAAAGATGTGATCAGTCAGATGGTAGCTATGCTAACTAGCGAATTCCGTAACTTGGAATTTGACGGTAAAGTATTAGATACGGTACAGCGTCTTGGTTCTCTAGATATCAGCGCTACTGCTGAAACTCTCGCTTGTCCAAGACTGCAAGTTGCATCTGCGATCGCGCGACTTGGAAAGCGTGGTTTTTTGGAGGCATTAATTGTCTAG
- a CDS encoding UPF0175 family protein — translation MTASKIEVKFTAAVPKVSEEHLAQARCKAHEAFVMELLRQSNISAERAAKLLDIDRWQLAELMFVYDISPFDDMIAKEELQREIAYL, via the coding sequence ATGACAGCATCAAAGATTGAGGTTAAGTTTACTGCAGCAGTCCCTAAAGTATCTGAAGAACATCTAGCCCAAGCTCGATGCAAAGCGCATGAGGCGTTTGTGATGGAACTGCTGAGGCAAAGTAACATCAGTGCAGAAAGGGCAGCAAAACTGTTAGATATAGATCGGTGGCAGCTAGCTGAACTGATGTTTGTTTATGACATCTCACCTTTTGATGACATGATCGCTAAGGAAGAACTGCAACGCGAGATCGCATATCTCTAG
- a CDS encoding AAA family ATPase: MITVEITPGNPGSNEYQAAKTLKAIFERDIEPSRNGRILIAPNLTLYGQETKDIDIMVFNQFSTFPCTLNSKGKQGRKITDYSKKIVNIKNFCFVIEVKDHPIEKISFEALRSLVLYKNKWHDATNQNEQQKYSLLNFFKDKIGWSPYICNFIWFRNINLVDLPNYPHNVLHSTPTFIQILELACEQCFPYFYPGDGGGYWDISCTRIKSSEIFDGLDEVFSVFEKAKKGIGKLTKSRLDNITKIEILKNQKYANAIGKRLVVLRGRAGTGKTVKLLHISYNLYVKNEQRCLILTYNKALVSDLKRMIALAHVSDDIAAPTIAVRTVHSFMRSLMIGFGIDIHEQEDGYFIEHYDDLKQKMLSYIKKGLLNTNDIQRLMKKKHDEVAWDKVLIDECQDWPEDEKEILFTIFETKNFIIADGIDQLIRSTNRTDWLTGVDHHPIVPQKRSLRQTANLCRFEKHYAAQVGLTWDLEPKDDLLGGKIIITSEEYNPSLHQRLLDECEESGNKPYEMLFLVPPSLVDKTYSDEGKVTNSSFKLSPKWNEWGIKLWDGTHSGNRSDYPKEVEEIRVLPYDSCRGLEGWTVVCLGMDEFFEYKKSKLNNFEEEQLSLNLNNSQKVREEPAYRWCMIPFTRAIDTLVITIKNPQSEYALILRNLAAKCPDFIEWIE, from the coding sequence ATGATTACAGTAGAGATAACACCTGGTAATCCAGGCAGCAATGAATACCAAGCTGCTAAAACTTTAAAAGCAATTTTTGAAAGAGATATTGAGCCATCTAGGAACGGCAGAATTTTAATTGCTCCTAATTTGACTTTGTATGGACAGGAAACCAAAGATATAGACATCATGGTTTTTAATCAATTTTCTACGTTTCCTTGTACGTTAAACTCTAAAGGTAAACAAGGTAGAAAAATAACCGATTATTCCAAGAAAATTGTCAACATCAAAAACTTTTGTTTTGTAATTGAAGTGAAAGACCATCCTATAGAAAAGATTAGTTTTGAAGCACTTCGCAGTTTAGTGCTTTATAAAAATAAATGGCATGATGCAACCAACCAAAACGAACAGCAAAAATACTCACTACTAAATTTTTTTAAAGATAAAATTGGGTGGAGTCCTTATATTTGTAATTTTATTTGGTTTAGAAATATTAATTTAGTTGACCTACCGAACTACCCTCATAATGTATTGCATTCAACTCCAACATTTATTCAAATTTTAGAACTTGCCTGTGAACAATGTTTTCCTTATTTTTATCCTGGTGATGGTGGAGGCTACTGGGATATTTCTTGCACCCGGATTAAATCTTCAGAAATATTTGATGGCCTTGATGAAGTATTTTCTGTTTTTGAGAAAGCGAAAAAAGGTATAGGCAAGCTCACAAAAAGCAGGCTTGATAATATTACAAAAATAGAGATTTTAAAAAATCAAAAGTATGCAAACGCTATAGGCAAAAGATTGGTAGTGTTACGTGGCAGAGCTGGCACTGGCAAAACAGTGAAACTGCTTCACATTTCCTATAATTTGTATGTAAAAAATGAGCAACGTTGCCTAATTCTTACTTATAACAAAGCTCTTGTATCTGATCTTAAACGGATGATTGCTCTCGCTCACGTTAGTGATGACATTGCCGCTCCTACTATTGCTGTTAGAACCGTACATTCTTTCATGCGAAGTCTCATGATCGGCTTTGGAATTGATATACACGAGCAGGAAGACGGATATTTTATAGAGCATTATGACGACTTAAAACAGAAAATGCTTTCTTATATTAAGAAAGGACTTTTAAATACCAATGATATCCAGCGGCTAATGAAGAAAAAGCATGATGAGGTTGCTTGGGATAAGGTATTAATCGATGAATGTCAAGATTGGCCAGAAGATGAAAAAGAAATCCTGTTCACTATTTTTGAAACTAAAAATTTTATTATTGCAGATGGGATAGACCAATTAATTCGGAGTACAAATAGAACTGACTGGTTGACTGGCGTTGACCATCATCCAATAGTCCCGCAGAAAAGGTCACTGAGACAAACAGCAAACCTATGCCGATTTGAAAAACACTATGCTGCACAGGTTGGATTAACCTGGGACTTAGAGCCAAAAGATGACTTACTCGGAGGAAAAATTATTATTACATCTGAAGAGTATAATCCTTCTTTGCACCAAAGGTTACTGGATGAGTGTGAAGAGTCTGGCAATAAACCTTATGAAATGCTTTTCCTAGTTCCACCAAGCCTTGTTGATAAAACTTATAGTGATGAGGGAAAAGTTACTAATAGCAGTTTTAAATTAAGCCCAAAATGGAATGAATGGGGTATCAAGTTATGGGATGGAACCCACTCTGGAAATAGATCGGACTATCCGAAAGAGGTGGAAGAGATTCGCGTATTGCCTTATGACTCTTGTAGAGGTTTGGAAGGCTGGACTGTTGTATGTCTGGGAATGGATGAATTTTTTGAATACAAAAAGTCTAAATTGAACAATTTTGAAGAAGAGCAACTGAGCCTTAATCTAAATAACTCACAAAAAGTAAGAGAAGAACCTGCGTATAGATGGTGTATGATACCATTTACAAGAGCAATTGATACTTTAGTTATAACTATAAAAAATCCACAATCAGAATATGCTCTTATTTTGAGAAATTTAGCTGCCAAATGTCCAGACTTCATTGAATGGATTGAGTGA
- a CDS encoding Uma2 family endonuclease translates to MASPSLPVQDIPRERTHRVILQGVSWQTYQALLTEMGDNRSSRLAYDRGVLEITMPSDRHETNTKLLERMIEALTEELDLPIKGFRSTTLNREDLQRGAEPDSCYYIQNIERIQGRTIDLTKDTAPDLVIEVDITSPSSRRLQIYSQLGVSEVWRYVKERVEINQLQTGTYNLCENSPTFPFVSVEIINQFLQQAETQDDTTFIRAWRKWVREKLREKEDC, encoded by the coding sequence ATGGCAAGCCCTTCCCTGCCAGTTCAAGATATACCTAGAGAACGCACCCATCGAGTTATCCTGCAAGGGGTTAGTTGGCAAACTTATCAAGCATTGTTAACTGAAATGGGGGATAATCGTTCTTCTCGTCTTGCCTACGATCGAGGTGTATTAGAAATTACAATGCCGTCCGACCGCCACGAAACTAACACGAAGCTTTTGGAACGGATGATCGAGGCATTAACTGAAGAGTTGGACTTACCCATAAAAGGATTTCGTTCAACAACTCTAAATCGAGAAGATTTGCAGCGTGGTGCAGAACCAGATTCTTGCTATTACATCCAAAATATTGAGCGCATTCAGGGTAGAACGATAGACCTTACCAAAGATACTGCACCTGATTTAGTAATTGAGGTTGATATTACCAGTCCCTCTAGTAGAAGACTACAAATTTACAGTCAATTAGGAGTTTCTGAAGTTTGGCGTTACGTTAAGGAACGGGTAGAAATTAACCAGTTACAGACAGGAACATACAATCTCTGTGAGAATAGTCCAACGTTTCCATTTGTATCAGTAGAAATTATTAATCAATTTTTACAGCAAGCAGAAACCCAGGACGATACTACTTTTATACGTGCTTGGCGTAAGTGGGTAAGAGAGAAACTGCGGGAAAAAGAGGATTGCTGA
- the tsf gene encoding translation elongation factor Ts, producing MVEITAQVVKQLRLQTGAGMMNCKKALDETNGDMTKAIAWLRQKSMSRTCGGSHRISAEGIIDSYIHTGGKVGVLVEVNCESDFVSRSEVFQTLVRNIAMQIAACPNVEYVKVADIPTEIVAKETEIERGRDDLASKPANIKEKILQGRIEKRLKEMSLMDQPYVRNQSIVVEELVKQSVAQLGENIQVRRFVRFKLGEGIEKPESNFAEEVAAQMVGRE from the coding sequence CTGGTGGAAATAACTGCACAAGTTGTCAAACAACTGCGCCTACAAACAGGTGCAGGCATGATGAATTGTAAGAAGGCGCTGGATGAAACCAATGGCGATATGACCAAAGCGATCGCATGGTTGCGCCAAAAAAGTATGAGTAGAACATGCGGCGGCAGCCATCGTATTTCGGCAGAAGGAATTATTGACAGCTACATTCATACTGGCGGTAAAGTTGGGGTGCTAGTAGAAGTGAACTGCGAAAGTGATTTTGTAAGTCGCAGTGAAGTATTTCAAACCCTGGTGCGGAACATCGCCATGCAAATTGCCGCTTGTCCGAATGTGGAGTATGTAAAGGTAGCAGACATTCCGACTGAAATTGTTGCGAAAGAAACAGAAATCGAAAGGGGACGCGATGACTTGGCTAGCAAACCAGCAAACATCAAAGAAAAAATTCTTCAAGGACGAATTGAAAAACGCCTGAAAGAAATGTCTTTGATGGATCAGCCTTACGTTCGCAACCAAAGTATTGTGGTGGAAGAACTGGTTAAGCAAAGCGTCGCCCAACTGGGCGAAAATATCCAAGTGCGTCGCTTTGTCCGCTTTAAGTTAGGCGAAGGCATTGAAAAGCCAGAAAGCAACTTTGCCGAAGAAGTGGCTGCACAAATGGTCGGTAGGGAATAA
- the rplL gene encoding 50S ribosomal protein L7/L12, whose product MSVKTIKILEQVKSLTLTEAAELVKQVEATFRVDGSPRQQTGIIEIIEEKGEELSVKTEFDVVLEEVPADKKIAILKVVRTLTNLDLKSAKDFVDSAPKVVKEAIALADANDIKQQLEVAGAKVALK is encoded by the coding sequence ATGTCTGTAAAAACAATTAAGATTCTAGAGCAAGTAAAATCTTTAACACTAACCGAAGCGGCAGAATTAGTTAAGCAAGTTGAAGCCACTTTTCGAGTTGATGGTTCGCCTCGCCAGCAGACAGGTATTATTGAAATAATCGAGGAAAAAGGTGAAGAACTTTCTGTAAAAACTGAGTTTGATGTAGTTTTGGAGGAAGTTCCTGCTGATAAGAAGATTGCAATCCTCAAAGTTGTACGGACTTTGACTAATTTGGATCTGAAGTCAGCAAAAGATTTTGTTGATTCAGCGCCGAAAGTGGTGAAAGAAGCGATCGCTCTCGCAGATGCCAACGACATCAAGCAACAGCTAGAAGTAGCAGGTGCGAAAGTAGCTCTTAAGTAA
- a CDS encoding GNAT family N-acetyltransferase encodes MITLTMRPYAGEADLEAIAHLINSCEAVDKLDEGISVSELRQEFKAPSLDKARDLCLWENSDGKLIGFGRMWIPPDGEIIEGYIGFHVHPSDRGVYLEKQIVAWGEERMREVSKERCMSVKLRSSAREDQAERIAFLESCGFTADRYFFTMRRSLDEPIPQPQFPAGFTIRQVEVEQDAEAWVEMFNQSFIDHWNHHPLTVEMLKYYLSDRDYKPELNLIAIAPDGTFAAFCHSRIYTEENARSDRNEGWIAVLGTRRGFRKIGLGRAMLLSGMQRLKAAGVETAKLGVDAQNPSGALQLYESVGYATLHTRIFYVKDV; translated from the coding sequence ATGATTACTTTAACAATGCGTCCTTATGCAGGGGAAGCGGATTTAGAAGCGATCGCTCACTTGATCAATTCCTGCGAAGCGGTCGATAAACTCGATGAAGGCATATCTGTATCTGAACTGCGACAGGAATTTAAAGCACCTTCATTAGACAAAGCACGCGATCTTTGCCTCTGGGAAAACTCTGACGGTAAGCTGATTGGCTTCGGACGAATGTGGATTCCCCCTGATGGCGAAATCATCGAAGGCTACATTGGTTTCCACGTCCACCCAAGCGATCGCGGCGTTTATCTGGAAAAACAGATCGTCGCCTGGGGTGAGGAACGGATGCGCGAAGTTAGCAAAGAACGCTGCATGAGTGTTAAGCTGCGCTCCAGCGCTCGCGAAGACCAAGCCGAACGCATCGCTTTCTTAGAAAGTTGCGGTTTCACTGCCGATCGGTACTTTTTCACCATGAGGCGATCGCTGGATGAACCAATACCACAACCGCAGTTTCCAGCAGGTTTCACCATTCGCCAAGTAGAAGTTGAACAAGACGCAGAAGCGTGGGTGGAGATGTTTAACCAGTCGTTTATCGACCATTGGAATCATCACCCTTTAACTGTGGAGATGCTTAAGTATTATCTAAGCGACCGGGATTACAAGCCGGAATTAAACTTGATTGCGATCGCTCCTGATGGGACTTTTGCTGCTTTTTGCCACAGCAGGATCTATACAGAGGAAAATGCACGCAGCGATCGCAACGAAGGCTGGATTGCTGTACTAGGCACGCGGCGCGGCTTCCGTAAGATTGGGCTGGGACGAGCTATGTTACTAAGCGGGATGCAGCGTTTGAAGGCTGCTGGCGTAGAGACAGCCAAGCTTGGCGTCGATGCTCAAAATCCTTCAGGTGCGCTGCAACTCTACGAATCTGTCGGTTATGCCACACTTCACACCCGCATTTTCTACGTCAAGGATGTGTAG